The DNA window GCCCGGAAGACGTCGACCGCCACGCCCACGACCTCGCGCAGGTCCGCGTCGGCGCGCCCTTCCACGCCGCGCCGCGTGAAGCGGCGGAGGTCCTCCACCAGCCGGCTGATTCGAGCGACACCGTCGAGCGCCGCCTCCTCTTGCTTGAGGACCCGCTCGGCCAGGCCGGCCAGGGTCGGATCCGCCTGGACGGCGCGCTCCAGCTCCCGGCGAGCCAGATAGAGGCTGTAGGTGACGTAGGTGAGCGGGGTCCGGATCTCGTGAGCGACGCCCGACACGAGGGTACCGAGCGTCGCCAGCTTCTCGCTGGCGGCGACTTGCTGGCGCCAGGTCGCGAGCTCGCGCTCGGCCTGTCGATGCCGGAGGGCGTTCGACGCCACCGTGAGGATCTTCTCCGGGGTCATGTCGGCCGGCTTCTCGAGGAACGCGTAGGCTCCCGCATCGCGCGCCGCAAACCCCTTCGCCCCCGACCCGTAGCCCGTGATCACCACGCCGACGAGGTCGGGACGCCGGACCTTGAGCCGGCGGAGGAGGTCGAGGCCGTCCATGTCCGGCAAGCCCAGATCCACGAAGGCCAGGTCCCATTCCGCGCCCTCGGCCTGCACCAGGGCGCCCCGTCCCGAGGCGGCGGTGCTGACGGTATACGCCGCCGGCTCCAGGGCCAGGCGGAGCGAATCGGTGACCAGGGCTTCATCGTCCACGACGAGGATCCGGCCCCGGGCCAGGGCTTTCCGCTCGGCGGAGTGGATCATTCGGACGAACCCGTCGGCCCGGGGGCTGGTCGGTGGGAGAAGGGTCTGCACTGTATCCTCCTTGGTGTACGTCTCGCGGCGGGTCGCTGTCGGCTGTCCATGCCGACTGATACAGGCAGTCCTGATGCCAGAGCTGAAGCCCTGCAAAATAGCGGAGTTAGCCTTCGGGCGCCCGGAC is part of the Candidatus Methylomirabilota bacterium genome and encodes:
- a CDS encoding ATP-binding protein — encoded protein: MQTLLPPTSPRADGFVRMIHSAERKALARGRILVVDDEALVTDSLRLALEPAAYTVSTAASGRGALVQAEGAEWDLAFVDLGLPDMDGLDLLRRLKVRRPDLVGVVITGYGSGAKGFAARDAGAYAFLEKPADMTPEKILTVASNALRHRQAERELATWRQQVAASEKLATLGTLVSGVAHEIRTPLTYVTYSLYLARRELERAVQADPTLAGLAERVLKQEEAALDGVARISRLVEDLRRFTRRGVEGRADADLREVVGVAVDVFRAIRRERIAVETDLASVPALPLDSGQIQQVVFNLLNNSAEAMPAGGTVRIATRAVPGGGEIEVSDDGPGLSPEVEARLFDPFFTTKAEGTGLGLSICQQIVEAHGGQIRYATEVGRGTTFVIFLPARPG